ACGTCTAGTTCTCCGCAAACTTGGGAAATTTTGACGCGCAGGTCGTACTCAATTTCCACCTGCCCCAGTCGTTCTTGGGCATCGACAATTTGCCGCCGCAGGGTATCTTGCTGTTCTTGGTAGTGTTGCAGAAATTCCTGGGGATTTTGGTCGAATTGGGTCCGTTGTTCCACGATTTTGACCCGGAGGTTGGGGTCTCTGACCGTGCGAATTTCCGCATGCATTCCAAAACGGTCTAGTAGTTGGGGACGCAGTTCGCCTTCTTCTGGGTTGCCCGACCCCACAAGTACAAAACGCGCTGGGTGGCGAATGGAAATGCCTTCCCGTTCTACCACGTTCCAACCGGAGGCGGCGGAGTCTAGCAACACGTCTACTAGGTGGTCGTCGAGGAGGTTGACTTCGTCTACGTAGAGAATGCCCCGGTTGGCTTTGGCGAGCAAACCTGGTTCAAAAGCGCGAACGCCTTCGGATAGGGCTTTTTCAATGTCGATGGTACCGCAAACGCGGTCTTCGGTGGCCCCTAGGGGCAAATCGATCATTTGGACTTTGCGTCGGCTGACGGGTAGATGTTCCCCATTGTCCAAGCGTTCCCGGACTTCATCGCTCATGAGGTCCGTATCGTTCGGGTCGCTGTTGTAGGGGTCGTCGGCGACAATGTCTACTTCTGGTAGCAAATCCGCTAAAGCCCGAATGGTGGTGGATTTGCCCGTACCGCGATCGCCCATAATCATGACGCCACCGATTTTTGGGTCGATTGCGTTTAGCAGTAGGGCCAGCTTCATTTCATCTTGCCCGACGATGGCTGTAAAAGGGAAAACAGCTCGTTGTCCTTTGCGGGCTACAGACACCGACTGTTCGTTGTTGTTAAGTGTTGGCGTAGCTTGTTGAGCGTTCAAACTCACGGAACTCCCCAATTTTATAAACTTTTGTTGTCGCCATCCTATTGTGCCATATTCTCTGGGTGCCTACGCTAGATAATCGCCTCTGTTGGGCAAATCAAGCGGTTGCCGAACAAGTCATACTTTCCATGGCACGACGGGCGGCTTCTAAATCGTAAGGAAAAGGACATTTAAGAGCCTGATAGTCCCGTTCGTGGGGTTCTCCGTGGCGCAAGACGGCGTTGACCAGCAAACAGGTTTCTGGGTTGAGATTGATGGCACCGTGGGGAACGCCTGGGGGAATTTTGACGACTTGCGGTTGTTGGTCGCTGAGGGGAATGTATTGGTACTCGCGGTTTTGCAGGGTTACCAAAACGAAGCTACCGCGTACGACCAGCAGTTGGTCGGTTTGGAAATGGTGGACAAACAGATCGTCAATGGTATTGCCGGAGATTTCCACCAGCATGGTTTCGTTGCTGGATTGGGGTTGGTAAAACTCTGCCATGCCTCCTTTGAAGGAAGGAAGCGAACGGATTTCTATCTGCCGAGTTTGACCCATTTTGGTTGTCTCCTTTGGAAAAGCTTTCTGAGGATTTTGTAAAAAAATTTTGCTTTATTTTTAGTATAGCGAGTTTTTTATAAAAAAATGTGACGAGTCGCACAAAAAATGCACACAATATGATATTGGGATTTTTATTTGCCCAAAAGACGATGCCTCCAAGCCTGCAATCCCCACGCCGCCAACCCACATCCGAGGGCGTAGTGGGGAAAATCCCACCAGGAAAAGACACCTCCTAGTAGGGTTTTGCCGGCGAAAGTAGCCCGCAGGGTTTGCAGCCAAGCAGGTTGCCACAGTTGCAAAAATTCCAAAACACTGGTAGCGATAAAGATACCTAGGGCGATTTTGACAGGCTGAATTTGTGGAAAAAGCAATGAAATTAACAAAATCCAGAAAATTTCGTAGACGATGCCGCCAGCGTAGTTATGGAACCATCCCTCGAAAATGCCTGTATAGGCTTTGGTAGCCAATCCCAAAGGAATTACAATGACTGCAGCGACAACCAAAGACCAGCGATAGCGACGTTGGGGAGAACTGTCTGAGTTCGGGAACGGAAAAAAAGGCCAGGCCATAGAGCATTAAAAATTGTTACTTTAAATATAAGAATGGGACCGGACAGCGATCGCTGTACCACTGCCAACTATATTTTGATTGAATTTAATATGACTTCTTCCAACTCCAACCCCCAAACCACCGAAACTACCGAAACCACCGAAACCACCGAAACCAACCAAACGGCGGAAACGACTCAAACGCAAACCCCCTCAGAACCACCCCCAAGCTACACCAAGCTAGCCATGCGTAACATGGTTCGCAAGCGAGGTAGGGCATTGCGACATTTTGTCTTAACTGCCATTGGTTTGCTGGGCGTTTTGGTAGGACTTTCCTATTTAACGCGATAGCTCATTGGATATAACATTTTCATCGATACTTGTAGATATGTTGGGATAAGGGCGAACCTCCTTCCGCAATCTTAGGGAAGACCGTTCGCCCCTATATTGTTATCGTGGAAATTGCTCTTGACTAACCCAATCACTGGACAAAAATTGACATTCGTGTCGATTGCGTTCGGTTAGTCCAGCCTTGGTCTCGTAGCAGACTCCAGGAAGTAGCAGTTTTCTCTATACGAAAGCTAGGGAAAATTGAAAAAAACCATCGCCAAATCTGTCATTTATGCAAGTTGAAGTTACCGTTCAAGAATTGGTCTCCCAGCTGCCTATCGCTGCCGAAACCTGGCAAACTTGGTTCGGCGAGTGGTTGCAAAACTTACAAACCGACCTGCCAGAAGCGGCAGGATACGAACTCAGCTTGCGTTTGACCGACGATGGGGAAATTAGCCAGTTGAACGCTACCTATCGCCAGAAAAGTCAACCCACCGATGTTCTGGCATTTGCGGCATTGGAAAACGAACATCCCCATCCCGAGGATTGGCATTCCTATCCCTTGTATTTGGGGGATATTGTGATTTCTGTAGAAACGGCCACCCGTCAAGCCGAAGCTAGAGGTCACGATACCAAAGTGGAACTGGCGTGGTTGGCAACCCACGGATTGTTGCATTTGTTGGGATGGGATCATCCCGATGAGCAGAGTTTGCAGCAGATGTTGCAGCGGCAAGCCAGTTTGTTGGAACCTTTGGGGATCGTTCCTGCCGGAGAGACTTTTTCAAAATTTTAATAAAATTTTTCCGTATTTTCCCAGGAGAAGGTATTTTTGCTTAGACAATCTTGGGGACTCTAAAGTATAAAGTATGCAGAGAAAGGAAGGGGGAAGCCGCTATCGTGGGTTTTCCTGATGGAGAAAATCCACAGACGGGAACCATATAGTAGATGTGGCTTTCCTATTTTTTGGGGCGGTATCCCTGCAACCGCCATGTCCTGTATCTGGTACATTTATGCTGAGCGATCGCTTGCGGAGATTTACGTTGAAACAACCTCACCTCTCCGAAGACCAAAATTCAGTTCCTACTACCGACCAAGAAATGCCAGATGGCAAACTACCTTCCCATTCCCAAGTTCGTTCGTTGCATCGAGACTCTTCTTGGCAGGTAGCGACCAATATCTGGACCAGCTTTCGCTATGCCAGCAGCGGTATTTTCTATGCCTTTGCCACCCAACGCAACTTTCGCATCCACGTTATTATTGGTACAGCTGCGATCGCGTTGGGAACATTTTTGCGTTTGAGTCGGGTAGAAATGACCGCGATCGCCATCACCATTGGTTTTGTTTTGGCTATGGAACTGCTGAACACCGCCATAGAATCGGTGGTAGATTTAGCAGTCAAACAGTCCTACCACGAACTGGCGAGAATCGCCAAAGATTGCGCTGCCGGGGCGGTTTTGGTATCGTCTTTGGCAGCAGTGACCGTGGCAGGATACTTGCTGCTACCACCTTTGGTGGCTTTGGTGTGGCAATATATAAACTAATCGGTAATTTTTCGACGAACAAACCAGCCTCCCCCGGGCTGCGATCGCCGAACAATTGTTGTATCCTAACTATATCCCCACCCAAAACCCATCGTATTTTGCAGGAGTCCTTCTCTTGATTGTCGTTATCGATAACTACGATAGTTTTACCTACAACCTGGTCCAATATTTGGGAGAATTGGGACGCGAGTTGCCCGTAGCGGGCGATATTCGGGTCTATCGCAACGACCAAATTACCCTAGAAGAACTACAAGCCCTCCAACCCGATGGCGTGGTCATTTCTCCCGGTCCTGGTCGCCCCGAGGATGCGGGGGTTTCCATGGATATTATCCGCCAATTTGGTGCCCATTTGCCTATTCTGGGGGTATGTTTGGGACATCAAAGCATCGGTCAAGTTTTCGGCGGCAAGGTGGTGTCTGCCAAAGACCTGATGCATGGCAAAACGTCAGAAATTCACCATACCCAAAGCGGTGTTTTCCAAGGATTGCAAACGCCTCTCACCGCTACCCGCTATCATAGTTTAATTGTCGATCGCGATAGTTGTCCGGATGTGTTGGAAGTTACTGCTTGGGTAGACGACAATACCATTATGGGCGTTCGCCATCGGGAATATCCCCACATTGAAGGGGTTCAGTTTCACCCAGAGAGCATTTTGACTGACACTGGCAAGCAACTGCTGCGCAATTTTTTGGAAAGCTTGGAAAATAAAAAGGCTTGGCAGTAGGAAACAATTTCCGGTATTTTTGATTCGTTGGAGAACAATTCTCGGTCGCAACTCGGTCAAAATCAATTGCCACTCCCATGCAAAGAAGAAAGTTTATTCGCTACACCGCAGCCAGTTTTTTTGCCGCTGCCCTGGGTGGGGAGTTCGCCGGGCAAATGCCCTGGCAAAATGTCCAAGCCCAAACCGACAATTCCCTAAACATCCAGTGGTTGGGTCATACTTGCTTTTTGTTTTCCCACCAAGACCGGAAAATTTTGGTGAATCCCTTTCAAAACATTGGCTGTACCCAAGGATACCGCCAGCCGCAAGTGGAAGCGGATATGGTGTTTATCAGCAGTCACTTGTTGGATGAGGGCTATTACGAACCCGTTCGCGGTCGGTATAAATTGCTGATGGAATCGGGGATGTATCAGCTTGATGGGCTACAAGTACAAGGCATTAGTATGGCTCACGATCGCAAAGGAGGCGATCGCTTTGGTACAAATGTGGCTTGGCAGTGGATGCTAGCCGATATTAACATTTTACATCTCGGTGGGGCAGCAGCGCCTATTTCCTTTGAACAAGAAATTTTAATGGGAAAACCCGATTTATTGTTTCTTCCGGTAGGAAACGGACCGAAAGCCTTCGATCCTGAAACAGCCAAACAAGCTGTTGACACACTCAAACCTAAAGTTATCGTGCCTACCCACTATCTTACCCAAGCTGCCAACACGCAAGAGTGCGATTTGCTGCCTTTGGATAATTTTTTGCAGTTGATGCCGGATACACCAGTACGTCGTCTAGGTAGCGATACTTGGAATGGAACGGCTGCCGATATTCCCGAAGAGCAGACTATCCAAGTTTTTGAATACAACTTTGCTGCTGGCGGTTAGGGGATAAAAACCAAATTTATAACAATCCCACACCTTGGGCTTGGAAATCGTCGATGTTTTGTTGAGAAAACTCGTGGGTGGTCAAAGCCCGTAGGGTTTCTAGCGGTAAAGTGAGGTGATGGGAACCAGCGATCGCGGCATCGGCGGCTTCCTGGGAAGATTTGATGCTGGCGGTGAGAATTTCCATACGGCTGCCTTGCAAAACCTTTGCTACTTCCCGCAACAATGACGTACCATCGCCCATTAACCGGGTGGCGCGGTTTAAATAGACAATAGCATATTTAGCGCCACCTTCCTTGGCAACCAGGGCTTGGGCGGGGCTGTAGATAGCAGTCACCGAACAGGTAATTTCCGGGCTGAGACGCGCCAAAGCTTGAAATCCCGTTTCTGTGGCAGGAATTTTTAATACGGTAGCATTGCCAATGAGGTCGGTAGCAGCTTTGCCTTCGGAAACCATGCCATTCACATCGGTAGCGGTGAGTTGGTAGTAAAGAACTCCTGGGGTGAGTTCTGCCAGTTTGCGGAGGGTTTCTTTGACAGGGCGATCGCTTTTTGCCAGGAGGGTGGGATTGGTGGTGATGCCTTTGACCCATCCCCAAGTTTTGACGACTTCGGCATCCCGAACCATTGCGGAATCTAGGTATAATGCCATAAGGGATTCTATCTGAATACAGCCATTGTGGCTAGTTTAGCAAGATATTGGGGCAATTGTAAGTTTTCTTTATAGATACGGAAACAAATTGTTGTAGGCCCACTGGTTCGGAAAACCATATAACTGTGTAGTTACGATCCCAGTCACACTATCCGGATAACCGCGATCGCAGTAGTTACAAATATATAAATTTATAATAATAGCATAGGGTGCGCCTTGAGAAAACAGTTATTCTACGGAGGTAGGTTTTATGACATCCAACCCAGAAGACGACCAAAACCAACAACCCACCAAAAAAACGCCGGGAGAAGACAAGCAATCAACAGCGTTGGAAAATAATTTGCAAGATTTGGCAAAAGCGATCGCGGTGGAATTCGCGTGGAAATGGTCGGGATTGTTGCAGAGACAACGCCAGCAGGAAGATGGGAAAGAGGGGGAAGAGTGATAGGGAGCGTCGGGGCGTGGGAGCGTCGGGGCGTGGGAGCGTCGGGGCGTGGGGGCATGGGAGCGTGGGAGCATGGGGGCAGTCGTTTGTGTTCTGGAAATGAATAGCAATACGGAGTGGTATGGAAAATGAAATCTTGATTGTTTGTATGATTGGCTATGGCTGGTGAGAATGGAATTGCTATAAAGTTTCTAGAAGCGATCGCTAATTTCTGCAAAGAATTTATACCAAACTTTATTGTTTGAATACGCCAATCCGTCGGGGGAACCCCCGTGGCTGCCCTTGAAAAAGCGATCGCTACACCTAAAATTTCAGAAAAAATGATTCTCCCAAGCTCCCACGCTCCCACGCTCCCACGCTCCCACGCTCCCACGCTCCCACGCTCCCAAGCTCCCACGCTCCCAAGCTCCCACGCTCCCAAGCTCCCACGCTCCCAAGCTCCCACGCCCCCAAGCTCCCCTACATCGGATAAAATAACAACTTGCAGCTCAAAAATAACAAAAATGGCAGGCAAAGTTTACTTAGTGGGCGCTGGTATCGGTACGGGAGAATATTTGACCCGGCGTGGCTGGCAGTGTTTGCAGCAGGCGGATGTAGTGGTGTGCGATGCGTTGGCGGATATTGGTAATTTGTCGTTGCCGGTGGGTTGCGAGACGGTGGAAGTGGGCAAGCGTGGGGGAAAGCCGTCGTTTTCTCAGGAGTCGATTAATCGCCTGTTGGTGGATTACTGCCAGCAGGGAAAGCAGGTGGTGCGTTTGAAAGGCGGCGACCCGTTGATTTTTGGTAGGGCGCGATCGGAAATTGAGGCGTTGCAGGCGGCGGGTTGTGCGTTTGCGGTGGTTCCGGGGGTGTCTTCGGTGTTGGCGGTTCCGGCTTTGGCGGGGATTCCACTGACAGATGCTGCGTTGAGTCGCGGTTTTGCGGTGGTGACGGCACACAAACCGGAAGTTTTGGATTGGCAGGCGTTGGCGCGGTTGGATACGGTGGTAATTTTGATGGGAGGTCGTCGGCTGGCGGATATTGTAGGGCGGTTGCAGGCAGCGGGAAAAGCGGGAGATTGCCCGATCGCGATCGCGCGTTGGGGAGGTCATCCCGAACAGCAAGTTTGGCAGGGAACATTGGCGGATATTGTGGAGAAAACGGCGGGGGAATCCCTATCGCCGACGGTGATGGTGGTGGGGGAAGTGGTGAAATTGCGCGATGTCTTTAGCAAAGGCACGGCAACCTGGGATAATGAATCTATTGCAAGTATAAGAACCGAAGCCATGGTACAAGAACGACCTTTGATGGGGAAAACCATTTTGGTGACGCGCGCTGCCTCCCAGGCAAGCAGTTTTGGCGAACAGTTGCGGCAACAAGGGGCGTATGTGGTGCAGATGCCGGCGTTGGAAATTGGACCGCCGTCGAGTTGGGAACCGTTAGACAATGCGATCGCGGATTTATCGTCGTTTGATTGGTTGTTGCTGTCTTCTGCTAACGGGGTGACGTATTTCTTTGACCGTTTGGCGGCTGCTGGTAAGGATACCCGCGCTTTGGCAGGAGTGAAAATTTCGGTGGTGGGCACCAAAACCTCCCAAACGTTAGAACAATATGGGATACGTCCTGATTTTATCCCGCCGGATTTTGTGGGTGATGCGGTCGCTTCTCACTTTCCGGAGTCGGTAGCTGGCAAGAAAATGCTGTTTCCTCGCGTGGAAACGGGGGGTCGTCAGGCGTTGGTAAAAACGTTTCGAGAGCAAGGGGCGGAAGTGGTGGAGGTTCCTGCCTACGAATCGCGCTGCCCTAAAGGGATTGATGCGGATGCCCGACAAGCGCTCCATGGCAGGGGCGTGGATGTGGTGACTTTTGCCAGTTCTAAGACGGTGAAGAACTTTTACGAGTTGATTGACAAGGAGCCGAGTCTTTCTTGGGAATGGTTATCCCAAGCCGCGATCGCATCTATTGGACCGCAAACGTCAGAGGCTTGTCGCCAGTATTTGGGGAAGGTGGATATCGAGGCTACGGAATATACGCTGCCCGGACTAACAAAAGCGATCGAGCAGTGGTATGGTAAGGGATAGCCGTTGGCAAAAAAATAATTTTTGGTGCAAAATAGAAGCAACTCCGGCGGCAGCGTTGGTGTTTTCTTGGGTTGCTCTAGGAAAAAATAAGCCAACAGCCGCTATTTATCCCTGCTATTTCTGTTTTGCCGATGCAGTTTTTAGGACGTAGCGAGGAACAAAAGCGATTTCGCGAAATTTTAAAGCAAGTTCGCCCGGGAAAAATCACCAACTGGCGGCAGCTTTTGTTTCGAGATGTCAAGGATCTGTGGCCGCGATCGGCTAGCAAACAACCAAACCAACCTTTCCTGGTAATGTTCTATGGGGAAGGTGGTATGGGCAAAAGTAGTTTGATCCAACGGTTGCACGAAATTGCCCAGCAAGAGTCTCCTTATAAAGATCGCTTCAGAACGGTCTATTTGGACTGGGAAGAACGGCGAAACAATGTTTTGGGCTTGCAAGTTGGTTATCGTAACATCGAGCCAGAAGCAGTTTTAGAAGTTCTGTATGCCACCCTCAAACAAAAACTTGCAGGCAGGAATTTTAGAGAATACGAACAGACACGCCAGCGACTGAAAGCAGCGAAAGAAAAAGCAGAAAAAGCCTTAAAAGAATCCAAGCAAACGCAAAAACTTAAAGGCGAAATAGTCAACTGGACCGGTGAAACAGCTGCAAGGGTGATTCGCCAAGTACCTTTTGCTGAAGATATTTCTAGTAAATCCTTAGAACCAATTCTTAAAGAAGGAATTAAAGTAAGTGCGGAAGGGCTATACCAGCTACGTCAGTTCGTGCAAAATGCTATGAAAGCTTCAGAATACGAAATATACGCCCAACCGCGAGAAACCTTAGCGGCAGCACTTGGGCGAGATATTGCTGCCATAGCAACCAAGAAACCTTTGATTATCTTTTTGGATACCTACGAAGTTGTAGACCGTCATGAATGCGACTATACCCTACGGCGGGTTATACAAGAAAGTGGTAACGGCGTAGTTTGGGTAGTTGCCGG
This sequence is a window from Geitlerinema sp. PCC 9228. Protein-coding genes within it:
- the bchI gene encoding magnesium chelatase ATPase subunit I encodes the protein MSVARKGQRAVFPFTAIVGQDEMKLALLLNAIDPKIGGVMIMGDRGTGKSTTIRALADLLPEVDIVADDPYNSDPNDTDLMSDEVRERLDNGEHLPVSRRKVQMIDLPLGATEDRVCGTIDIEKALSEGVRAFEPGLLAKANRGILYVDEVNLLDDHLVDVLLDSAASGWNVVEREGISIRHPARFVLVGSGNPEEGELRPQLLDRFGMHAEIRTVRDPNLRVKIVEQRTQFDQNPQEFLQHYQEQQDTLRRQIVDAQERLGQVEIEYDLRVKISQVCGELDVDGLRGDIVTNRAAKALAALEGRNHVTVEDIQRVITMCLRHRLRKDPLESVDSGYKVQQSFCQVFGLEMPEE
- a CDS encoding dTDP-4-dehydrorhamnose 3,5-epimerase is translated as MGQTRQIEIRSLPSFKGGMAEFYQPQSSNETMLVEISGNTIDDLFVHHFQTDQLLVVRGSFVLVTLQNREYQYIPLSDQQPQVVKIPPGVPHGAINLNPETCLLVNAVLRHGEPHERDYQALKCPFPYDLEAARRAMESMTCSATA
- a CDS encoding DUF2809 domain-containing protein, which gives rise to MAWPFFPFPNSDSSPQRRYRWSLVVAAVIVIPLGLATKAYTGIFEGWFHNYAGGIVYEIFWILLISLLFPQIQPVKIALGIFIATSVLEFLQLWQPAWLQTLRATFAGKTLLGGVFSWWDFPHYALGCGLAAWGLQAWRHRLLGK
- a CDS encoding DUF3285 domain-containing protein, which produces MTSSNSNPQTTETTETTETTETNQTAETTQTQTPSEPPPSYTKLAMRNMVRKRGRALRHFVLTAIGLLGVLVGLSYLTR
- the ybeY gene encoding rRNA maturation RNase YbeY; the encoded protein is MQVEVTVQELVSQLPIAAETWQTWFGEWLQNLQTDLPEAAGYELSLRLTDDGEISQLNATYRQKSQPTDVLAFAALENEHPHPEDWHSYPLYLGDIVISVETATRQAEARGHDTKVELAWLATHGLLHLLGWDHPDEQSLQQMLQRQASLLEPLGIVPAGETFSKF
- a CDS encoding diacylglycerol kinase family protein — its product is MPDGKLPSHSQVRSLHRDSSWQVATNIWTSFRYASSGIFYAFATQRNFRIHVIIGTAAIALGTFLRLSRVEMTAIAITIGFVLAMELLNTAIESVVDLAVKQSYHELARIAKDCAAGAVLVSSLAAVTVAGYLLLPPLVALVWQYIN
- a CDS encoding aminodeoxychorismate/anthranilate synthase component II, with the translated sequence MIVVIDNYDSFTYNLVQYLGELGRELPVAGDIRVYRNDQITLEELQALQPDGVVISPGPGRPEDAGVSMDIIRQFGAHLPILGVCLGHQSIGQVFGGKVVSAKDLMHGKTSEIHHTQSGVFQGLQTPLTATRYHSLIVDRDSCPDVLEVTAWVDDNTIMGVRHREYPHIEGVQFHPESILTDTGKQLLRNFLESLENKKAWQ
- a CDS encoding MBL fold metallo-hydrolase, whose protein sequence is MQRRKFIRYTAASFFAAALGGEFAGQMPWQNVQAQTDNSLNIQWLGHTCFLFSHQDRKILVNPFQNIGCTQGYRQPQVEADMVFISSHLLDEGYYEPVRGRYKLLMESGMYQLDGLQVQGISMAHDRKGGDRFGTNVAWQWMLADINILHLGGAAAPISFEQEILMGKPDLLFLPVGNGPKAFDPETAKQAVDTLKPKVIVPTHYLTQAANTQECDLLPLDNFLQLMPDTPVRRLGSDTWNGTAADIPEEQTIQVFEYNFAAGG
- a CDS encoding transaldolase family protein — protein: MALYLDSAMVRDAEVVKTWGWVKGITTNPTLLAKSDRPVKETLRKLAELTPGVLYYQLTATDVNGMVSEGKAATDLIGNATVLKIPATETGFQALARLSPEITCSVTAIYSPAQALVAKEGGAKYAIVYLNRATRLMGDGTSLLREVAKVLQGSRMEILTASIKSSQEAADAAIAGSHHLTLPLETLRALTTHEFSQQNIDDFQAQGVGLL
- the cobA gene encoding uroporphyrinogen-III C-methyltransferase, whose amino-acid sequence is MAGKVYLVGAGIGTGEYLTRRGWQCLQQADVVVCDALADIGNLSLPVGCETVEVGKRGGKPSFSQESINRLLVDYCQQGKQVVRLKGGDPLIFGRARSEIEALQAAGCAFAVVPGVSSVLAVPALAGIPLTDAALSRGFAVVTAHKPEVLDWQALARLDTVVILMGGRRLADIVGRLQAAGKAGDCPIAIARWGGHPEQQVWQGTLADIVEKTAGESLSPTVMVVGEVVKLRDVFSKGTATWDNESIASIRTEAMVQERPLMGKTILVTRAASQASSFGEQLRQQGAYVVQMPALEIGPPSSWEPLDNAIADLSSFDWLLLSSANGVTYFFDRLAAAGKDTRALAGVKISVVGTKTSQTLEQYGIRPDFIPPDFVGDAVASHFPESVAGKKMLFPRVETGGRQALVKTFREQGAEVVEVPAYESRCPKGIDADARQALHGRGVDVVTFASSKTVKNFYELIDKEPSLSWEWLSQAAIASIGPQTSEACRQYLGKVDIEATEYTLPGLTKAIEQWYGKG